One bacterium genomic window, AAATTGCAAAAAAATACGACCTTGTTTTAAGTTTAGGAGACGGATTAAGACCGGGAGGACTTATTGATTCAACAGACATTTCTCAAATTGAAGAATTACTGACTCTTGGAGAATTAACAAAATATGCATGGGAAAATAATGTACAGGTTATAATTGAAGGACCTGGGCATATACCAATAAATGAAATTGAAAGTAATGTTTTAATAGAGAAAAAGATATGTAAAGGTGCTCCTTTTTATGTCCTCGGACCAATTGTAACTGACATTGCTCCGGGTTATGACCATATCACTTCTGCAATTGGAGGTGCAATTGCTGCATGGAAAGGAGCGGATTTCCTTTGTTATGTTACTCCGAGTGAACATCTATCATTGCCCGGGGTTGAAGAGGTAAAAGAAGGAGTTATTGTTGCTAAAATTGCTGCTCATATAGGAGATATAGGGAAGGGTATTAAAAAAGCGATTGAAATTGATTTTTCAATGGATATAGCAAGAACTAAAAGAGACTGGGAAAAAGAGAAGGAAATAGCAGTTGATAAAGAAAAATTTGAAAAATTAAGAAAAAAATTTCCTATCAAAGAAAAAGATGTATGTACGATGTGTGGAAAATATTGTGCAATAAAAATTGTTGAAAAATATCTTGGTACAAAAGTGATATGTTAAAATGAGAAAAATAAGAAAATACGGTGAAGAAATTTTAAGGAAAAAGGCAGAATCAGTAAAAAACATAGATGAAAAAATCGTTAAATTAATAAAATCAATGAAAGAAACTCTTTTACATTTCAAAGGAATTGGACTCGCTGCTCCTCAAGTTGGGGTATCAAAAAGAATTTTTATAGCACACGACAAAGAAAACAATAACTTAATAACAGTTATAAATCCAGAAATAATTGATACCAAAGGAGAACAAATTGACATAGAAGGTTGTTTAAGTTTTCCTGAAATCTACTTTTCAATAAATAGAAATAAA contains:
- the thiC gene encoding phosphomethylpyrimidine synthase ThiC, which codes for MKGLEKEIAKKGIISEAVKKIAKEEGLEEEELAKKVSEGKIIILKHKDKVVGIGEGLRTKINANIGTSPDVCDIKLELEKLKIAEKYGTDTVMDLSTGGNIDEIRKKILKESNVPVGTVPIYQAGIEAIKEKGGIIKMNEDKIFETIEKQAEDGVSFVTVHCGVNLKTIERLKKNPRKTLVVSRGGAFLISYILANEKENPLYKNFDRLIEIAKKYDLVLSLGDGLRPGGLIDSTDISQIEELLTLGELTKYAWENNVQVIIEGPGHIPINEIESNVLIEKKICKGAPFYVLGPIVTDIAPGYDHITSAIGGAIAAWKGADFLCYVTPSEHLSLPGVEEVKEGVIVAKIAAHIGDIGKGIKKAIEIDFSMDIARTKRDWEKEKEIAVDKEKFEKLRKKFPIKEKDVCTMCGKYCAIKIVEKYLGTKVIC
- the def gene encoding peptide deformylase gives rise to the protein MRKIRKYGEEILRKKAESVKNIDEKIVKLIKSMKETLLHFKGIGLAAPQVGVSKRIFIAHDKENNNLITVINPEIIDTKGEQIDIEGCLSFPEIYFSINRNKIVVIKGLNEKGKEIVLEGRDLMARCFQHEIDHLNGVLIIDYATEEEKKYYREKLKKLNKNKT